The genomic region TCTCATGCCCCCCCTTGAATTTCCCCTTGAACAAAGTCAATATTTGATCTGGTTCTTGTCTGGTTTTATATTTTCCTCCTGTTGCCAAGTGATGGTGGGATTTTACTGAGtcacattctgtgctgtatcagcTTGAAGTTGCTCAGTGGGCCAAGGAAATCATTTGAGCTGATCCTCCTTGGAAATCAGCCCTGAGCAGTGATATCACCTGGGGCTGCCATTTCCCCAGACTTTGGGGCTACTCTTcagctgcagaaagaaaaaagggatgCCAATATCACCTTCCAGTCCTTTTTGTCTCTCCCAGCATCTTCCcagatttcttttccttggaaaattgTCCTTGTAACTCCTACCCAGCAATCTCAGCCAGAgacaaacagcaaaaaacatTTTTGGAGCTACAGGATTTTTGTGTTCGATGCAATCCATGTTTTTTACCTTCACCAGGAATTAAAttctgcctggcacagctcttGTTGTCCAAAGACCACAAAGTTTTGCCTGGATAAGGGATCAGAGGAGTAACTGGGTGTCCTGTGGGGTGACATCACTGTGGAGTCCCTCACCCACTCCCAGCATCTGAATTCCCCCTGGATTTCTGAATTCCCCCTGCCCTGATGTGTTACGGATGAGCCTCCCCTCATTCTGAGCTTCCTGCTTGTTCTGGCTGCCCTCAGGGACAGATAAAACAGATAAAACCTGATATTTTACCTGCAGCTAAAGCAGTTCCTGTTATTTTCCTTACAGATAACAGTGTAAACTCCAATGGAAATGAGTATTCCAAATCTTCCCTTGGCCTCCCTTTGCCTGAGCTGTGTTCTGTGAACACTCTTGGGATTTTCCCTCTTGATTCTATGGCTGAGTTCAAGTTTTCCTTAGGTGAGCAATCCCTCAGCATTTCTTACAGCACAACTGCTGCAGTTCAGAACTGAAGTCACTTCCCAAAGGTTGAGAAGTGGGGGAGCAGTTCCTGGAAGGGCCTCTGGCAAATCTCAGCTCGTTCCACTGCAATGACACCATTAAAACTCAGGTTTAATTGTCCTGGAGAAGGCTGCAAACTGCCCCTCATGcaaatacataatttaaaacaaCTCTGCCTCACTGAATAATCACATTTAAAGCCTTTTTATGAAGGCTGGTGGTCAAAACACCCACCTGgagcccagctcctccctgtgtGACCTGTGCTGCTCCCCCAGACTTTGCCCCTCTGTGCTGGGATGTGTCTGGGCAAATCTGTGTCACTGAAACtttcctccccctgctccattCCCTGCTGGGAATTTTCCACTATTTCACAGGCAAAACAGCTGAGCTCTCCCTGAGCTCAGCaatgctcctgctgcctcctgggcTAGAGGTCAGCCTCGATATTTGCCCAGTGGAAGGGGAGggaggcattttatttttttttccccaagccaGAGTGACCTAAAGAGCTGTTGTGAaatccctggcacagccccacgTTTCCATAGTGCCCCgactggcagcagctcctgctgtgaaTGTTAacatccctgcagggctcctgcCTGGGGCACTGGGGGAACTGCAGAGCCCTGAGCCATGTCCCAgggcctgcagctccagctccgtggcagatttatttcctttgtgGCCTTTTCATTCCAtaaaaaacagcaaacaaactcCTGAACTCCTAACTGTGGGATTGCACAGGGGCAAAGTGGGAGCAGAAACTCGTCAGAGGTGCCCTGCTCGTGCAGCCTTGCCTGAACAGAAGCAGGATTGtccaggagctgccctgggagctggcTGGGACTTTCCTCAGGAACAATTTCAAAGAATTTTACTCCCAGAAGTTGTGGGGAGCACTGCCAGCCATTGTCTGCTTGGCTTTTGTGGGGTTTGCTGAAGCCTCTGCAGATCCTCTGGGGCTCTCACGTGTCTGCCTTGCTCCAAAAACCATCACAAGTTTGGttctgaatttgttttcttttaactcTTCTCTACTATTTAAATGCTGTTGTAACCTCAAGGCAAAAACATTTGACAGCATCACTGAGAGCTGCAGCCCTCACTCTGGGCTGGGGTAACTCCTCTGTCCCTCATCTCCTCCTCACAGAATGAACAGAACCAGGATTTATTTGTTGGTGATGCTTTAACAATTGAACAGCAGCTGTCATGTGGCACCTTGGTTTAATCATCATAAATCAAGGAAATTCAGTGCTAATTGTGAAAAGAAGTGATTATTATGAGACAATGTGAAATTTTGGATGGTAGGGACATCACTTGTTTCTGTTCCAGCCAGAAATTGTGGTGGGTGAAGGAGAATTGCCACACTTCaatttctggaaaaatattGGGGCTCTTTGTAGGCACTTAGAAGATAAAAACCTCAGCAGATATTAAATCTTTTTATATTAAATCATGTCATATTTACCCATCTTTCTGCTGTGTGTTGTGGGGATTGAAGGAAGGGGCAGGTGTGTTGTATTTTAACATTGATAAAGCTTTTTACATCCTCACAGGTGAGATTCTTACAAGTCAGGGACATAAAAGTCCCACAATGTGAAAAACACTCGGGAGAGTTGTCAGCATTTACCAGGAGTGTTCTCTTGGATCAGACACTAAAGAAACTCCTTAAAAAACCAGGATCCAtcagctgcagctcagaggaGTTCTTAGAACAGGTCAGGCTTAACTCTGGCAGAGTTTAGGGGTGGTTTATCCACACTGGAGGCAGAGGAAGGGACTGAAATTTCCCAGAATTTCCTTTCAAGGTTGATGAATTCACTCCCATCTCATTACAGCTGCTGGGGGTGGGTTGGCAAATGAATAAAACATTCCACAAACACTGGGACCACTTTCCAAAATCAGCAGTTTGGAATTTGATTGGAATATTTTGATGAAGGATGGGAACCACTCTGTCCTTCACCTGAAAGTGTTTCTTGGCCAGGGATGAACATTGGATCTCAGATTTCCATGCAGCTCCTGTTGAGTAACTGATGTTGAGTAATAGATGACACCACAAGTTCTCTGTACTcataattttaatgaaatcaaAGATATTTAGTGATGTTTTCCACCTGTTCACtgatgagctgctgctgagattCTGCACAGTGAAAGGTTCTTGCCAAACTGCAGCCTGAATtacattattattataataattattattattataattattactGTTATTATATTGATTAGGCAAAGTTCTTGTTTTTTggccttgtcctttttttttgttacccAAAATAAGTAGAGGCATTACTGATGAAACAGATGTGCAATATAGACCAGGAGATAACCCCTTAaggtatttttaactttttattttctatgttTGGTCTTCCCTTGgaagtaaataatttatttattccacCATAGGAAAGCTTTATAAAAAACTTTAACCATTTTCATTCCAACCTATTTGAGTAGCACGGTGCCAAAGTGGAAGGTCCCCGACCCCCAGAATCATTAAAAACTCCAGCCCACAAGTTTGCAAacaaataaatgtttaatgGCATTGTATAATGGATTTACAGGTGTTAAATAGATTATTTTACATGAGGATTTATCGCTCTTCCAGCTCTTTTAGCAATTCATCAAAGTGGGTGATGTACCACTTTGCTTTCTCCTTTACTTGTTTTCTGACTACATTGCCTCCAAATCCAATGAAGCAATCCTGGAAAAACACAAGGAATGGGCACATGGATTATTGCATGGAAGGAACAGAGTTCTCAGTAATTAAGTTTGCTTTTAAGATTGTGTTTTAAAAtcctgttttcctttgcatgttcatttttcagatttatgaACAATTAATTCTGCAGCATTTTGGTTATTGGGGTTTTTCTCAGTGCCTTGTAGCTTCCAGATTGTTCAGATGTGAGATTTTCCTGAGAATCTGATGTAAATGTGATGCAATTCCATTCAAGAGCAAGCAAACATTGGCTCATACACCAGCATCCCACAATTACCCCTCTCCTGTTTATCTTACCTCTGCTTGCCTCAGCTGAGAGATACCAAAAGCAAACTTTAACCCTATCCTCAATCATTAACCAGGGCAATCATCATTTCTACATCTCACAAAACCCCCTGCAGTGAAAGTTTAAAATTTCcactgcagtttttcttttttttttttttttttttttcttttttttttttttttttttttttgccttgagGTGGGAAGCATCAAACAAATCCTGAGCAGTTTTGGGGTACTGGGGGACTTTTGTGTGGGGAAAGGCTGGTACATGAGCATTTATAAAATTTGTCTTGctggtaatttttttattaaagaatcCAAACCTCACTCTTGTTTTTGCCCCAAGGATTTGCTGAGAAGGACTTCAGGATTTCTGTAATACTCACTCCAGGAGGGCAGGCTTCCATGTCTGTAGCTCCATCTCCAATCATGACCACTTTCTTGAAGTGGAACTGTTCTTTCAGATGAGTGATAACCTTCCCCTTCCCCCCTGATTCAGCTGTTGGTTGTGTTTCATCAAATCCTGCATATTCTCCTAGAAAACAATGGAAGGACAAGTTGgaaatacagatattttcttGGAAATTAAGATCTCTGCCTGTGGTCTTGACTTCATTGCATGCAGTCCTGTAAAACTCACAGCACAGCATCCCAAATCAATAATTCCAAGGTAAATTTAGACTGGATTTCACCCAAGTcttcggggggggggggggggcggattttcaaaggaaaatagagacattttcagagaaaatcaGAAACCTGTGTGGGCAGTGCTGCCAATCCCAGGTGCTCTGGTGTGAACACCCCAGGATGATGCAGAGACTGAGTAGGAAAGCCTGAGTAAGAACAACCTCTGTACCTACAGCTCTGGGGGCACTCCAGCTTcaaatccagagcagctctgctccagtgCCCCAAAGCCCCTGAAAGGGAGGGTTGTGAGGGCAGCTCAGGCCATGGACTCTAACTTGAGAGGAGAAAATGAAactctgctctcagcagctgTAATAAGTTTTACCTTTGGCACAGCTTGCAATTAAAAAGTAACTGCAGCTCTATTTCTTACACTGAGCATGCCCTGAGCTGGTTTTTGGTAAGGTTTTGTTAATTTTCCTCCATGGAATCAGCTGGATTGGTAACAGGACAGTGCCTGCAGCCCAATATCTGAGAGGTGGAAGCAGAAAGGTGCCATTAATGAGCAGAGAGGGGAGGTTGGAGGGGCTCTCACCGTTGAAGTAAAATTTGAGCCTGTTGGCAAAGACGTTTGCTGTGGGGATGTTCAGCTGCAGGGCCACGTGTTCCACAATGCTCTGGAAGCCCCCCGAGACCAAGAACACCTGAACCCCTCGTTGGTGGAGTCTGCTCACCAGCTCCCTGAGGAGAGACAGCACAAAGGGCAAATAAATCCTTGCTAAGCCAGGCTTTGTGCTAGTCCAGCTTAGTTTGGGTGTGTGCtgcttcccagctccatccacctctgctgcccaaagcttttccctctctctgtgCACACACCTGACAAAACCATCATTTCATTCCTCAAAACCAAGCACTCCCTAAAACTGTTTTCACTTTCACATTAGTTCCCTTGAACAAGTGAGAGCAGATCCAGttcaaaatttcttttctgaagtgAAACAACAGCAAGAAAATGAATCTGGAATGCAGCAAAATGCAGGGAATGAGATAAAACCGCTGCTCCAAAATGCTAAATGGGCTGAAAAGTGCAAAGTTTTCTAGCTCAGAGTTGGTTCAGCAGATGCTGGACATCAATGCCATCTTTAGAAGAGGGCACCAGCTAGAGAAAggaatcaaaaaaaaaagtttgtgacCCCAGTTCATGCCAGCA from Lonchura striata isolate bLonStr1 chromosome 20, bLonStr1.mat, whole genome shotgun sequence harbors:
- the PSPH gene encoding phosphoserine phosphatase → MAQETVHHSHSEKDFILSPHSKKAPKRMASLMELKEIFRSADAVCFDVDSTVIREEGIDELAKFCGVGDAVAEMTRRAMGGTVTFKAALTARLGLIRPSYEQVQKLISDNPPQLTPGIRELVSRLHQRGVQVFLVSGGFQSIVEHVALQLNIPTANVFANRLKFYFNGEYAGFDETQPTAESGGKGKVITHLKEQFHFKKVVMIGDGATDMEACPPGDCFIGFGGNVVRKQVKEKAKWYITHFDELLKELEER